TATTGTTATCAAACTTATGGATATATTGAAATTTGATATACCCATTCAAGGCCGCTTTGTGAGCAAGATGGAGTGTCTCCATTGGAGCCTCCAGTCACAACCCATATCTTTTTGTCGGCCATTAGTGCAGACAGAGCTATCGATAACATCTGCGCACGTTGGTCTGAAACGTTCTCGCCCTCGCTTATCAAAAACCATGGGTTTGGATTGCTCTGAGAGTGTCCACCACAGCCATGCCACGTGATGTTTTTGAATCTAATCAAAGTTTGGTTACCATGCGCCACTTTTATTTCAGCGATCTTATCTTCCTGAGACCAAGCCCAGCTTGAGGTGCTGGTCATTAGACAAACGAGTGCCGATAGAAATATTGGCTTAACTAAGTTGAGTTTCATATTTAAGTTCGATGCCCTTTGGGTACTAAATTCGGAATATCTCTTGCCTGACTACAAACCTTAACACGGTGTCAAATTTGGTCGATACGATTTACAAAGAAATGAGTCTTAGCACTCACTATTGAAAGCATTGTCAATAAGGCTGTTTTGAGTTAAACCGCTTGAGGCCCACCAAAAACCGCGTTATTTTATTCCCAATAATGTATAACCTCGACCTTTCAAAGGGCCGAGGTTTTTTTATACCTGAATTTCAGGAGGGAAGACGATGGCCTTTAAATTGGGTAAACGTTCCCAAACAATACTCTTACCTCTTCACACAGACATTCAACGCGTCATCGAGCGCGCCATTCAAATCACCAAGGTAGATTTCACTGGTTTAGAGGGCCTCAGGAAGCCTGCATGTCAAAAGCAGCTCTTTGCTCAAAGGCGCTAAGAGGACCTTTGTTAATACACCACGATTAAGAAGGGTATGCCATACTACTGGATTGCGTCGATTTGGAGTGTGTAAATACACCACTTCGGTTTCTAGTAGACCAAGGTCACTCTAATGTCGTACTAAGGGAATTATTTTGGGAAAAGCACAAGAAACATGGATTTGTGGATTCTGGACAAGAATCGGAGCTTTATATACTGATATTCTATTTTTAGCAATTGTTGGGAATCTTTTAGGTATCGTCCATAAAGATTTTCTCGCTCAGCTTGGTGGGTGGGGATGAAGGGGATATTGATGACGATTTATAAGTTAGCCATGCTTCAATATACGACATTTTACGCAGAAATAGCTGTAAAAGATGAAACTGTATATGATCTTCAATAAAGTCTTACATCGATAATGTTCCATAATATTTTAAATTGATACTACTGTAGCATTTCATTATGGTAGTCATACAAAGAAATAAAGTAGTTTTATGTGGATTATAGTTAGGAGAATTTTAATGAAAAAAACGATGTTTCTGATTATTTTTCTGATAAGTGGAAGTGTCTATGCAGACACTAACCTGCCCCCCCAAACAATAACCAAAATTGCGACAGGTTGGGATAAAGAAGGTATCTTCCTTTCTTTTTCTGAAGATATCAAGGTAGAAGGTTGCGCTGACTCTAGAGTTCGTATTGAACGTGATCATCCATTGAAAGACGACATATTATCCATTGCACTATCGGCTTTTTACGCGGGTAAGCAGGTTCAAGTAAGAGTCTCTGGATGTATTGGGGCTCAGCATAGAGGTATTGCAATATCTGTTCTTAATTAAGAACATAAAAGGCAATGGACGGGACGCATTTGTCAATACGATAAATTGTCAAAGTGTCATTAATTCAGAAATTTAAAGTGGTTTCTGGCGTTGTGATTACAACCACTAATACGGAGATTAAAAAATGAAGAATGTAATTATCTTGACTTCTATGTTGTTATCGGCAAATGCTTGGGGCGTAGAACATATTAATTTGACCGTTGATAAATGTCGAGTTATTCCTAACGGAGATCTTCGCGTGATCGGCAACTCAAATGGTATAACAAAAACTATATCTCTGCAGAATAGCACCTTTAGTAAAGATGTTATGGATAGGTATGTTTCGTTGTGTATGGCGGGTGTTGTATCTGGTAAGACAGTTCGTATTGACTATTTAAACTGTTCTGATTCTAACTGTACAGGAACAGGCAATACATCTTTGGAACTTTTTAAGTAAACTCATGTGATAAGGCTATGTCGAATTATTGAACTTAAAATCAGTAATTAGGCTTTGCATATTATTGAAGCTTGCCGAAAAGTGATGTAATTTATACCCATCATGCAAAACCTCGACCCTTCACCGGGCCGAGGTTTTTTTGTGCCTGTTTGAACCCGCCAAGTGCGGGTTTTTTCGTACATGGGATCTGGAGGCGATATGGCTTATCAGTTTGGAAAGCGATCACTCAAACGTCTTTCACCGCTTCATCCCGACCTTATCAAGGTCATGAAACGCGCCATTGAGATAACAGCGGTTGATTTTACGGTGCTGGAAGGGCGAAGAACGATTGAGCGCCAGAAAACGCTATTGGCGAAAGGGGCGTCAACGACGATGCGCAGCCGACACCTCACTGGCCATGCGGTTGACCTTGGTGCTTATGTGGATGGTCGTGTTGACTGGAGTTGGCCGCTGTACCACAAGATAGCCGAGGCGGTAAAACAAGCGGCAGCAGAGTTGGATATCCCCATCGAGTGGGGCGGCGACTGGAAAACGTTCAAAGACGGACCGCATTTCCAGCTTCCCTGGTCAGACTATCCGTTAGAGCAGGAGGCTGCCTGATGAGTGTTTGGAACTTTATCACGGGCCTCGTTGAGCCTGTAACCGACCTGATAGATGACCTGCATACCAGTGAAGAAGAGCGGCTTGAGGTCAAAGCCAAGCTATTTGCCATGCAAAGCGCGATGGCAGCCAAGGTGATGGATTATGAAGCGCGTCTGATTGAAGCCAAAACCAAGGTCATTACTGCAGAAGCACAAGGCGCGAGTTGGTTACAACGTAACTGGCGTCCTATCACCATGCTTACATTCCTCGTGCTCGTTGTTGCGGACACGTTTGGGTTAACTGAATTTCGTTTAGCCGCTGAGGCATGGACCTTACTACAAATTGGTTTGGGCGGTTATGTGGTTGGCAGAAGCGCTGAGAAGATTGTCCCGAAGATCACTGAGGTGATGAGGAAGGATTGAATATGAATGATTCCGCTTCGGCCATTTCCTATAGTGCTTCTGCTGTTACGACCATGGCAGGACTCACCATCAATGAGTGGGTTGCCCTGGGCGGCTTTCTGATTGGTGTCGCCACCTTTGCCGTTAACTGGTGGTACAAACACGTGCAAACCAAAATCCTTCAGGACCAGAGCAAGCAAGACTAGCTTGCCAATACTTCCATGACCTACAAATCCGGCCGCATCGCCAGCGTTATCCGTTGGAACGGTGTCAGTGCGCGCGTGAGACTCAAAGATGGCTCTCGAGTCACCACCAAGGCGAGCTATCGTCCCCGTGTTGGTGATTGGGTTGTGGAAGGGGAATTGAGCTGCGAGCAGGTTAGTTAGTTATGGCTAAGGATTGGAAGAAGCTACAAGCACAGTTTCAGCATGACCATGAGAAATACGGTACCGGTGCGCGTGAATGGTGCGAGGCAAAAGGGCTCAATTATCAGAGTGCGCGTCGATACATCAAAGTGCGCAGCACCCCGCCAATCGACAGTGCGCAAAAGAAAAGTGCGCAGAAACGAAATGCGCAGAGACGGGCGGCACAAGAGAAACTCCAGAAGACCCAGGTCATCATCATCGATGAGAGTCAACGCGAGAAAGCTGAACGTGGTGAAGACGTCAAAGGAGAGCCACTGAGAAAAGGCGGCATTTACGCGCGCTACTTTCCTACTGAAAAGCAGGTGATGTTTGATGCGGCGTTTACCGCCACGTTAGATGATGAACTGGCACTGACACGGGCAAGACTTCAAAACAGCATTGAGTATCTCGGCAAAATCCATGAGGACATCACCAAGGCAGAAGACCTCGAGCAACGAGTCGCGCTCTATGAGTCTTTCACCCGCCTGAATGGCCAGCTCGATACCTTAACGGCACGCATTGAATCACTGACGCGAACCATGAGCTCATTGGGCATCGATGAAGTGAGCCACGAGAAGATTGTCGCTGATACACAGCGTATAAGGAACGCCTCACGCAAACTGGCTCTGGAAGCGGATAACCTTTCGAAAGAGGGTAAAGGTGATGAGACGCCACTTGGCCGCATGCTCGATGAGCTGAGAAGAATGGGCTCTGGCGGATTGATGAACTCGTGAGGCGATGTTGATGAATGACAGAGCACGAGCAAGCGGAGGAAATCAGACGCAACCTTGGTGACAAGTGGTGGCGCCTTAACAACCTCTACAAAATCGAAAACGAACAGGGCGAGTTAGTCACCTTTCGTTTGAGGCCAGCGCAAAGGCTGCTGTTTGAGCTGATGCACTGGCTCAACATCATCCTGAAGGCCAGACAGATTGGCTTCTCCACCGCGATAGACATTTACCTGTTGGATGAAGCCCTTTTCAACAACAACCTGAAGTGCGGCATCATTGCCCAGGACCAAAATGCCTCGGGTGAGATATTCCGGACCAAGATAGAAATCCCGTTCGACAACTTGCCGGAGTGGTTGAAGGCCCGCTTCAAAATCAAATCGCGGACCTCAGGGAAGACGGGCGGCAGTATCCTGTTTGAGCATGGATCGAGCATTCAGGTCGCCACTTCATTCCGTTCAGGCACCGTGCATCGCTTGCACGTTTCAGAACACGGCAAGATTTGCGCGCAATACCCTCAGAAAGCCAAGGAAGTCAGAACCGGGACGCTCAATGCGATTCATCCGGGTTGTGTGGCGTTCATCGAATCGACCGCCGAAGGAGTTGGCGGCGATTTTCATGCGATGTCCATGAAGTCGATGGAGCATGCGAGAGTTGACGCCGAGCTAACCCAACTCGATTGGAAGTTCCACTTCTTCGCGTGGTGGCATGACCCGAAGTATCGGGCACCGGTACCAAAGCATGGTCTGGTGATGAGCAAAACCCATCGTGAGTACTTTGCTGCAGTGGAAGAAGCCATGGACTGCAGCATCGATGACGAGCAAAGACAGTGGTACCTGCTGAAAGAAGCAGAGCAGGGCGAAGAGATGAAACAGGAGTTTCCCTCGACGCCTATCGAAGCGTTCCTCACATCAGGGCGCCGCGTCTTTGATGCCAACCATGTGATGACCGCGGAAGGCCAATGCAGCAAACCACTCATTGTGTATGACGTTGAGCCCGTCACAGGCAAGCGCACCAAAGCGCCAAAACCTGAAAGGCTGGATGAGCAAGGCCAGCGTAGCTTGATGAACATGCTGTTGGTCTGGGAGCTGCCAGACCCCGATGAGGAATATGCCTTGGGTGTCGATATCGCAGAAGGGCTTGAGCATGGAGATAGAGCGAGCCTTGATATCGTTAAGCGTAGCGATGGCGAACAGGTGGCGCATTGGTATGGGCTCCTTGATGTTGAGCTCTTGGCGCATCTCGTGGCCCATTTAGGCAAGTGGTACAACAAAGCTTATGCCGGACCGGAGCGAAACAATCACGGGCACGCTTTCATTCTGGCCTTCAAAGAGCTTTACCCAACGCAGCGCATTTACTGCGAGCAATACATTGACCGCGATGACGAAGACGAAACGGTCAAACTTGGTTGGCTCACCACTAAGCATTCCAAGCCCATTCTCACTGAAGGCATGAAAACACTACTGCGTCATGGTCAGTCCGGCATCAACTGGATAGGTACCGTGTCAGAGCTGCATACCTTCGTGTATGACAAGAAAGGCGCAATGGGAGCACAGGAAGGGTGCTTTGACGACCAGGTCATGAGTTATCTGATAGCACAGGAGATGCGGGCAAGGATGCCAGCCCGCGTGGTGAAGGACAAAGAAGCGCAACACCCAAGAGTGAAACACTGGATGGCGAGGTAAATGACCGCAGCATTGACAGACAAAGGCATGGAGACCGAGCAGCTGACCGCCATCATGTCGGACATCGATGCGCAGCCCCAGTGGCGAAGCAACGCGAATCGGGCTTGTGCTTACTATGACGGCGACCAGCTTTCACCCCAGCTGATTGAGGTACTGCGAGAGCGGGGCCAGCCTGAAACCATGCATAACCTCGTGGCACCGGCCATTGACGGTGTGCTCGGGATGGAAGCCAAAACCCGCACCGATTTGATGGTGGTGGCTGACGATCCAGATGAGGAGATGGAAGCCATTGCCGAAGCCATCAATGCAGAGTTTTCCGATGCTGCCAGACTGGGCCGTTTGGATAGGGCCCGCTCAGAAGCCTATGCCGGTCAGACTAAGTGTGGCATCGGCTTTGTCGAAGCCTATCGAAACCCTGATCCCTTTGGGCCCAAGTACAAAATCAGGCATGTTCCCCGAGATGAGGTTTTCTGGGACTGGTTCTCCATTGAACCGGATTGGTCGGATTGTAATTGGGTGATGCGCCAGCGGTGGGAAGAGATAGATACTCTCAAAGCCCGTATGCCGGACAAAGCCAAGATCTTCGAATACGCGGTCAAGGAGTGGGAAGGCTTTGCGGATGTCGCGTTGATTGAAGGGATAGACGCCAACTTGGTGAGTGCCTGGGAAGAGTATCAAGGTTGGAGCCGTTCACACTCTGAGTACCTCAGCACCAACCGAA
The nucleotide sequence above comes from Grimontia kaedaensis. Encoded proteins:
- a CDS encoding phage holin, which codes for MNDSASAISYSASAVTTMAGLTINEWVALGGFLIGVATFAVNWWYKHVQTKILQDQSKQD
- a CDS encoding M15 family metallopeptidase, translating into MAYQFGKRSLKRLSPLHPDLIKVMKRAIEITAVDFTVLEGRRTIERQKTLLAKGASTTMRSRHLTGHAVDLGAYVDGRVDWSWPLYHKIAEAVKQAAAELDIPIEWGGDWKTFKDGPHFQLPWSDYPLEQEAA
- a CDS encoding terminase, which produces MTEHEQAEEIRRNLGDKWWRLNNLYKIENEQGELVTFRLRPAQRLLFELMHWLNIILKARQIGFSTAIDIYLLDEALFNNNLKCGIIAQDQNASGEIFRTKIEIPFDNLPEWLKARFKIKSRTSGKTGGSILFEHGSSIQVATSFRSGTVHRLHVSEHGKICAQYPQKAKEVRTGTLNAIHPGCVAFIESTAEGVGGDFHAMSMKSMEHARVDAELTQLDWKFHFFAWWHDPKYRAPVPKHGLVMSKTHREYFAAVEEAMDCSIDDEQRQWYLLKEAEQGEEMKQEFPSTPIEAFLTSGRRVFDANHVMTAEGQCSKPLIVYDVEPVTGKRTKAPKPERLDEQGQRSLMNMLLVWELPDPDEEYALGVDIAEGLEHGDRASLDIVKRSDGEQVAHWYGLLDVELLAHLVAHLGKWYNKAYAGPERNNHGHAFILAFKELYPTQRIYCEQYIDRDDEDETVKLGWLTTKHSKPILTEGMKTLLRHGQSGINWIGTVSELHTFVYDKKGAMGAQEGCFDDQVMSYLIAQEMRARMPARVVKDKEAQHPRVKHWMAR
- a CDS encoding 3TM-type holin, producing the protein MSVWNFITGLVEPVTDLIDDLHTSEEERLEVKAKLFAMQSAMAAKVMDYEARLIEAKTKVITAEAQGASWLQRNWRPITMLTFLVLVVADTFGLTEFRLAAEAWTLLQIGLGGYVVGRSAEKIVPKITEVMRKD